From a single Candidatus Nanopelagicales bacterium genomic region:
- a CDS encoding FtsX-like permease family protein, whose amino-acid sequence MIIMAVMANTMTMTARERLAEYATLKALGFSPGFVVRLLFGESLVIALIGGAARASLLTLAAGGGLRARRSGTLLPVFRVLGHHDGCCRRRGRAAGGRRRRRLAGLADEPHRHRRTACAHVA is encoded by the coding sequence GTGATCATCATGGCGGTGATGGCCAACACCATGACGATGACCGCGCGCGAACGCCTGGCCGAATACGCCACGCTGAAGGCGCTGGGCTTCTCGCCGGGCTTCGTGGTGCGCCTGCTGTTCGGCGAGAGCCTGGTGATCGCGCTGATCGGCGGCGCTGCTCGGGCATCGCTGCTGACGCTTGCCGCTGGCGGCGGCCTTCGCGCAAGGCGGTCGGGCACCCTGCTTCCGGTGTTCCGCGTGCTCGGCCACCACGATGGCTGCTGCAGGCGGCGCGGCCGCGCTGCTGGTGGGCGTCGTCGCCGCCGCCTGGCCGGCCTGGCAGATGAGCCGCATCGACATCGTCGCACGGCCTGCGCGCACGTGGCCTGA
- a CDS encoding ATP-binding cassette domain-containing protein has product MGPSGSGKSTLLNLIAGIDQPSGGTHRDRRRRHRRAGRRRAGRLARRATSASSSSSTT; this is encoded by the coding sequence ATGGGGCCCAGCGGCTCGGGCAAGAGCACGCTGCTCAACCTGATCGCCGGCATCGACCAGCCCAGCGGCGGCACGCATCGAGATCGGCGGCGTCGACATCGCCGCGCTGGGCGAAGGCGAGCTGGCCGACTGGCGCGCCGCGCAACGTCGGCTTCATCTTCCAGTTCTACAACCTGA